One genomic segment of Clostridium estertheticum subsp. estertheticum includes these proteins:
- a CDS encoding S8 family serine peptidase → MNSKKLFTIFLATTLFIILTCGTVFAATTVKSGTKRYIVKFKTSSINESQTVAKHSGKLKHRFKNINAVVADMTTQSLASLKKDSNVAYVEEDKVVKMSSTTYADWGIRDINAEASFQSGLSGKGVKIGIIDSGVATHTDLTVAGGTNVINGSKTTSYADDNGHGTVVTGIIAGKGLNGGVKGVAPDASIYAVKALDSTGSGYTSDIISGIDWAIENKMDIISMSLGSDQSDVTLQNAVDTAYKAGILIVAAAGNDGKVTGKGTNVEYPANYASVIAVGAVDSTNTRAYFSSTGNKVEVSAPGVNIMSTYLNGGYEEMSGTSMATPFVAGDLAILKQKYPEYTNVQLRQLLDNNVKDLGVVGRDSLYGYGLIQGISSTPSVITPVTVPVTVTTPITLPTLIPTPVASMASGSYNRGIMVQLYARYSEPLRAFYTLDGSTPTTKSTPYRGYIKINSTKTLKVIAVDSDGNISGVLSNNYNINKYVKRKI, encoded by the coding sequence GTGAACTCAAAAAAATTATTTACAATATTCTTAGCGACAACATTATTTATTATATTAACTTGTGGGACAGTTTTTGCGGCCACCACAGTGAAGAGTGGTACGAAAAGATACATAGTTAAATTTAAGACAAGCAGTATTAATGAAAGCCAAACTGTAGCAAAGCATAGTGGGAAATTAAAACATCGATTTAAGAATATTAATGCAGTTGTAGCTGATATGACTACCCAAAGTCTTGCAAGTTTAAAAAAGGATTCAAATGTAGCCTATGTTGAAGAAGATAAAGTGGTTAAAATGTCGTCAACTACCTATGCTGATTGGGGCATAAGGGATATAAATGCAGAGGCCTCCTTCCAATCTGGATTAAGTGGTAAAGGAGTAAAAATTGGAATTATAGATTCTGGAGTAGCTACACATACGGATTTGACAGTTGCTGGTGGGACTAATGTAATAAATGGTTCAAAGACAACATCATATGCTGATGATAATGGACATGGTACAGTTGTAACAGGAATTATTGCTGGTAAGGGATTAAATGGTGGAGTTAAAGGAGTAGCTCCGGATGCGTCAATATATGCTGTAAAAGCACTTGACTCAACAGGTAGTGGTTATACTTCAGACATAATATCTGGTATAGATTGGGCTATAGAAAATAAAATGGATATTATATCTATGAGTTTAGGATCGGATCAGTCAGATGTTACTCTCCAAAATGCTGTTGATACAGCTTATAAAGCTGGAATACTGATAGTGGCAGCAGCTGGTAATGATGGAAAGGTTACGGGGAAAGGTACTAATGTTGAATACCCTGCTAATTATGCTTCTGTTATTGCAGTTGGTGCAGTGGATTCTACAAATACTAGAGCATATTTTTCGTCAACTGGAAATAAGGTAGAAGTAAGTGCACCAGGGGTTAATATAATGAGTACTTACTTAAATGGTGGATATGAAGAAATGAGTGGTACATCTATGGCAACACCTTTTGTAGCAGGAGATTTGGCTATTTTAAAACAAAAATATCCAGAATATACTAATGTTCAATTAAGGCAATTACTGGATAATAATGTGAAAGATCTTGGAGTGGTAGGAAGAGATTCCTTATATGGATATGGTTTAATTCAAGGTATTAGTAGTACACCCTCCGTTATTACACCTGTTACGGTACCAGTTACTGTAACAACACCTATAACATTGCCTACATTAATACCTACGCCGGTAGCTAGTATGGCTTCGGGTTCATATAATAGGGGTATAATGGTTCAACTTTATGCTAGGTATTCAGAGCCGTTGAGGGCATTTTATACTTTAGATGGTAGTACTCCAACAACTAAAAGTACACCTTATAGGGGATATATTAAGATAAATTCTACCAAAACTTTAAAAGTTATAGCGGTAGATTCTGATGGGAATATTTCTGGAGTATTAAGTAACAACTATAATATAAATAAGTATGTAAAAAGAAAAATTTAA
- a CDS encoding winged helix-turn-helix transcriptional regulator: protein MESKNSLFGKCPYFTAQKIFSGKWSILILYHLSDGALRYGELQRGIGNITQSTLTKQLRMLEDYGLISRYVYSEIPPRVEYSLTDLGKAFDPVLEQFRIWGNKYIESLKNE from the coding sequence ATGGAGAGTAAAAATAGTCTTTTTGGGAAATGCCCATATTTCACAGCACAAAAAATATTTTCTGGAAAATGGTCAATATTAATTTTGTATCATTTGAGTGATGGAGCATTACGCTATGGCGAGTTACAAAGAGGAATAGGCAATATAACACAGTCTACATTAACAAAGCAATTAAGAATGTTAGAAGATTATGGATTGATTAGTCGATATGTTTATTCTGAAATTCCACCAAGGGTGGAGTATTCACTAACTGATCTAGGAAAAGCGTTCGATCCAGTATTAGAACAGTTTAGAATTTGGGGAAATAAATATATTGAGTCTCTTAAAAATGAATAA
- a CDS encoding pyridoxamine 5'-phosphate oxidase family protein, with translation MNKALEFLQESGIFYLATTEGDQPRVRPFGAVFEYEGKLYIVTNNTKKCFKQMLENPKVEMSGMNKKGQWIRVTGEVANDDRREVKELALQAVPSLKTMYNIDDGIFAVLYFTKGTATISSFTAQPETFSLYI, from the coding sequence ATGAATAAAGCATTAGAATTTTTACAAGAGAGTGGTATTTTTTACTTAGCAACTACTGAAGGTGATCAACCAAGAGTCAGACCATTTGGTGCTGTCTTTGAGTATGAAGGAAAATTATACATTGTCACAAACAATACAAAAAAATGTTTTAAACAAATGTTAGAAAATCCTAAAGTTGAGATGTCTGGTATGAATAAAAAAGGACAATGGATTCGTGTTACTGGAGAAGTTGCAAATGATGACAGACGTGAAGTAAAAGAATTAGCACTTCAAGCTGTTCCATCTTTAAAAACTATGTATAACATTGATGATGGAATTTTTGCAGTTTTATACTTTACAAAAGGAACAGCTACTATTTCTTCTTTTACAGCTCAGCCTGAAACATTCTCACTATATATATAA
- a CDS encoding NADH:flavin oxidoreductase, whose product MKKLFTEFNIKNIKMKNRICVPPMVVGFRPDGYVAIENVERYEKLAKGGAGLIIQEATCVNNDGKLSGNQLGIWEDAQIEGLKRIVDVVHEENCPIFLQIHHAGVVGISNDPMCPSPYEYKNYAGNIVVGRVMTSEDIKSIQDDFIKAAGRAYKAGYDGIELHGCHAYLISQFLDKKVNKRTDKYGTNPEKFVIEILDEIRKTTPKEFVVGIRLGGFEPLIEDGIHYAKILEKSGIDFLDISYGFMSEQEMHVDKDYKYSNAVYAAQKIKEVVSIPVFAVDGINSAEIAEQILTDTNVDIVDIARGFLINPNWANDAKEGKDTGKCLKCAKCMWFGQSKVCAGKVIFEKNNK is encoded by the coding sequence TTGAAAAAATTATTTACCGAATTTAATATTAAAAATATAAAAATGAAGAATCGTATTTGTGTTCCTCCAATGGTTGTTGGATTCAGACCTGATGGATATGTAGCAATTGAAAATGTAGAACGTTATGAAAAGTTAGCTAAAGGTGGAGCAGGACTTATAATTCAAGAGGCTACCTGTGTTAATAATGATGGAAAATTATCTGGGAATCAACTTGGAATATGGGAAGATGCTCAGATTGAAGGACTAAAAAGAATAGTAGATGTAGTTCACGAAGAAAACTGTCCAATATTTCTTCAAATTCATCATGCAGGAGTTGTTGGAATATCAAACGACCCCATGTGTCCAAGTCCTTATGAATATAAAAATTATGCAGGAAATATAGTTGTTGGACGCGTTATGACTAGTGAAGATATAAAATCTATACAAGATGATTTTATAAAAGCTGCCGGAAGGGCTTACAAAGCAGGATATGACGGTATTGAACTTCATGGATGTCATGCCTATCTAATAAGCCAATTTTTAGATAAAAAAGTAAATAAACGAACTGACAAATATGGCACTAACCCTGAAAAATTTGTAATAGAAATACTAGATGAAATTAGAAAAACAACACCAAAGGAATTTGTTGTCGGAATTCGTTTGGGAGGATTTGAACCACTAATAGAAGATGGAATACATTACGCTAAAATATTAGAAAAAAGTGGAATAGATTTCCTTGATATTTCTTATGGATTTATGAGTGAACAGGAAATGCACGTAGATAAAGATTATAAATACTCTAATGCTGTTTATGCAGCCCAGAAAATTAAAGAAGTAGTTTCAATTCCAGTATTTGCAGTTGATGGGATTAATTCAGCTGAAATTGCAGAGCAAATATTAACTGATACAAATGTAGACATTGTAGATATTGCTAGAGGATTTCTTATAAATCCTAATTGGGCAAATGATGCAAAAGAAGGAAAAGATACCGGAAAATGCTTGAAATGTGCTAAATGTATGTGGTTTGGTCAGTCTAAAGTTTGTGCAGGTAAGGTTATATTTGAGAAAAATAATAAATAA
- a CDS encoding winged helix-turn-helix transcriptional regulator, with product MEDQLKKTPHIYSKQCPVVHALEIIGGKWRIAIIWELSSEKSVRYNELKRRIPGITNIMLTRSLKALHEHGLVDRIEYNKIPPHVEYSLTDTCHDLLPALVIINEWGKKLSSKQ from the coding sequence ATGGAAGATCAACTAAAGAAAACACCACATATTTATTCTAAGCAGTGTCCTGTTGTTCATGCACTTGAGATTATTGGCGGTAAGTGGAGAATAGCTATTATATGGGAACTATCCTCTGAAAAAAGCGTTAGATATAATGAACTTAAACGAAGGATACCTGGAATCACTAATATTATGTTAACACGTTCTTTGAAGGCATTGCACGAGCATGGTCTTGTAGATAGAATAGAATATAATAAAATTCCACCTCATGTAGAGTACTCTTTAACAGATACCTGTCATGATTTGCTACCTGCATTAGTAATTATAAATGAGTGGGGAAAAAAGTTGAGTAGTAAGCAGTGA
- a CDS encoding ABC transporter ATP-binding protein yields MNTLKVSNLNYKYGNVEVLKNISFEVKEGLVGILGPNGAGKTTTLKLLTTLFAIQDGEISLNNLNYKKDLKDVRKTIGYLPQEFSTYENLKGREFLEIVGSLKLDSNKKNIKKHLDEIIKTLDMNEYIDRKIKQYSGGMKQKLGFAQVLIGDPNLIVVDEPTVGLDPEQRNIIRELFPVISKNRIVLVTTHIVEDIEYYCNYLLVIKAGELIYKGTKENFINEVSELLWESDVDVDTLNKINASGNILTTLSSSNFSHIKYISKDPLTPDSVKVKVNLQDAYIIHSRLKENGVKK; encoded by the coding sequence ATGAATACTTTAAAGGTAAGTAATTTAAATTATAAATATGGAAATGTAGAGGTACTAAAAAACATTTCTTTTGAAGTGAAAGAGGGTTTAGTAGGAATACTCGGACCTAATGGCGCAGGAAAAACTACAACACTTAAGCTTTTAACAACACTATTCGCGATTCAGGATGGAGAGATTTCTTTAAATAATTTAAATTATAAAAAAGATTTAAAAGATGTAAGAAAAACTATAGGGTATCTACCACAGGAATTTTCTACCTATGAAAATTTAAAAGGACGAGAGTTTTTAGAAATAGTAGGTAGTTTAAAACTTGATTCGAATAAAAAGAACATAAAAAAACATCTTGATGAAATTATAAAAACATTAGATATGAATGAGTATATAGATAGGAAGATAAAACAATATTCAGGTGGAATGAAACAAAAATTAGGGTTTGCGCAGGTGCTTATTGGCGACCCTAACTTAATCGTAGTAGATGAACCTACTGTGGGGCTTGATCCAGAACAAAGAAATATTATTAGAGAACTATTCCCAGTTATAAGTAAAAATAGAATAGTATTAGTTACAACTCATATAGTTGAAGATATTGAATACTATTGCAATTACTTACTAGTAATAAAAGCTGGTGAATTAATTTATAAGGGTACAAAAGAAAATTTTATAAATGAAGTAAGTGAATTGCTGTGGGAAAGTGATGTAGATGTTGATACACTTAATAAAATAAATGCCTCTGGTAATATTCTTACCACATTAAGTTCTTCGAATTTCTCACACATAAAATATATAAGTAAGGATCCTTTAACACCTGATTCTGTAAAAGTTAAGGTGAATCTACAGGATGCTTATATCATACATAGTAGGTTAAAAGAAAATGGAGTAAAGAAATGA
- the brnQ gene encoding branched-chain amino acid transport system II carrier protein yields the protein MNKLSKKNLLLVSLMLFSMFFGAGNLIFPPVLGQMSGTNLLLSLSGFLASAVGLPILAVAVVAKADGLQNLASRINKPFALIFTLLIYLSIGPFLGIPRAASLSFETSIAPFLPTSVTGGALPLFIYTVCFFGLSFWLSMNPNKLVDRFGKILTPAILILILIIFIGSLVNPLGSFSAPIGDYASFPVLKGFLDGYMTMDAIAALNFGIVVALVLKKQGITDKKALSSYTIKAGLIAGLVLAVIYLMLSCLGAAAQTKFGNTTNGAQTLTKVVSYLFNTNGLIILGLTFGLACLTTCVGLITSCSEYFSRIIPKVSYKVWVTTITLSSMLFANVGLTNILKISVPVLSAIYPMAIVLIILAFTHNLFKGYNAVYSFSMLFTAVFSILDSLNQVGLKISFLSSMPLAKQGLVWVIPALVGALLGLLYSIVKEVSFSKETPLNEYNK from the coding sequence ATGAATAAATTATCAAAGAAAAATTTACTGTTAGTTAGTTTAATGTTATTTTCAATGTTTTTTGGAGCTGGAAACTTAATCTTCCCTCCAGTCCTCGGACAAATGTCTGGTACAAATCTTCTACTTTCGCTATCGGGCTTCCTTGCCTCAGCAGTAGGTCTACCAATTCTCGCTGTAGCTGTTGTTGCAAAAGCTGACGGTCTTCAGAATTTAGCTAGTAGAATTAATAAACCCTTTGCACTTATTTTCACATTATTAATCTATTTATCAATAGGACCATTTTTAGGCATTCCTCGTGCTGCTAGTTTATCTTTTGAAACTAGCATAGCACCATTTTTACCTACATCAGTTACTGGTGGAGCTTTGCCTCTTTTTATATATACAGTGTGCTTCTTTGGTTTATCATTTTGGCTAAGTATGAATCCTAATAAATTAGTAGATCGTTTTGGAAAGATACTAACCCCTGCTATCTTAATACTAATACTTATAATATTCATAGGTAGTTTAGTGAACCCACTTGGTAGTTTTAGTGCCCCAATTGGTGATTATGCTAGCTTCCCTGTTTTAAAAGGATTTTTGGATGGATACATGACTATGGATGCCATCGCTGCACTTAATTTCGGGATAGTTGTTGCATTAGTTTTAAAGAAACAAGGCATTACAGATAAAAAAGCTTTAAGCTCTTATACAATAAAAGCTGGACTTATAGCTGGTCTTGTTTTAGCTGTAATATATTTAATGCTTTCCTGCCTAGGCGCTGCTGCTCAAACCAAATTTGGCAATACAACAAATGGAGCGCAAACATTAACAAAAGTAGTTTCTTATCTTTTTAATACAAATGGCCTAATAATACTTGGATTAACTTTTGGATTAGCTTGCCTTACAACCTGCGTTGGTCTTATAACATCGTGTAGTGAATATTTCTCAAGGATAATTCCAAAGGTTAGTTATAAAGTTTGGGTTACCACAATAACACTATCTAGTATGCTATTTGCAAATGTAGGCTTAACTAACATACTAAAGATATCGGTACCCGTTTTATCAGCTATATATCCTATGGCAATAGTGCTTATTATACTAGCATTCACACATAACTTATTTAAAGGTTATAACGCAGTATATTCTTTCAGCATGCTATTTACTGCTGTTTTTAGTATATTGGATTCATTAAATCAAGTTGGACTTAAAATATCATTTTTAAGTTCTATGCCTTTAGCAAAACAAGGTCTTGTTTGGGTAATACCAGCTTTAGTTGGTGCTCTATTGGGATTGCTATATAGCATTGTAAAAGAAGTTTCTTTTTCAAAAGAAACCCCTTTAAATGAATATAATAAATAA
- a CDS encoding response regulator transcription factor, which produces MTKFNVLVVDDEYEIREAIEIYLKNEGIKVFQAVDGIEALEVLKEEEIHLILMDIMMPRMDGIKATFKIRENKNIPIIMLSAKSEDTDKILGLNMGADDYITKPFNPMELIARVKSGLRRYTSLGNYKECDDEINVRGLILNKNSKMVTIDEKEMSLTPIEYRILKLLMENKGRVFSIEEIYERVWEETFYNGENTVSVHIRRIREKIEINPKEPEYLKVVWGIGYKIEK; this is translated from the coding sequence ATGACTAAATTTAATGTTTTGGTTGTAGATGATGAATATGAAATAAGGGAAGCTATTGAGATATATTTGAAAAATGAAGGGATAAAAGTGTTTCAAGCTGTGGATGGTATAGAGGCCTTGGAGGTTTTGAAGGAAGAAGAAATTCACCTTATATTAATGGATATAATGATGCCTAGAATGGATGGAATTAAGGCTACCTTTAAAATTAGGGAAAATAAAAATATTCCAATAATAATGCTTTCAGCTAAATCAGAAGATACAGACAAAATACTAGGTCTTAATATGGGTGCGGATGATTACATTACAAAACCCTTTAATCCAATGGAACTTATAGCAAGAGTTAAATCTGGACTTAGAAGATATACAAGCCTTGGTAATTATAAAGAATGCGATGATGAGATAAATGTGCGAGGACTTATATTAAATAAAAATTCGAAAATGGTAACAATTGATGAAAAAGAAATGAGTCTTACACCTATAGAATATAGAATATTGAAACTTCTAATGGAGAATAAAGGGAGGGTGTTTTCAATTGAAGAAATATATGAGAGAGTTTGGGAAGAAACATTTTATAATGGAGAAAATACTGTGTCAGTTCATATAAGGAGAATAAGAGAGAAGATAGAGATAAATCCAAAGGAACCTGAATACTTAAAGGTGGTGTGGGGGATTGGATACAAAATCGAGAAATAA
- a CDS encoding sensor histidine kinase, whose amino-acid sequence MDTKSRNKYWVIAFIISAYMLALLNLSVMDIIKNKNYLRMEPYFTSSEFKAEIVGYFNNIEALNVIYKDYSHKSDDEKVTNGEIMPSKTTYDANLRTKEDQLSNKYKNDLLAAEKKGNNVEISRLTDAKNKELNEFKKENEKTLDNAKKKIALYKNKDYENIKRAVEGKTIIKYYMTKGKNNVIYTNIVNVSDINLYVKNNAFYSMKFPDKSLNLNKDMFTINQWVGTSGEAYFIIPKDIDKTSYIYENYNYYNSVRQRIIKEIIIGFVAFIIGIILIFILKKNKEQMPFIKKLKKWYNKIPLDVRIFLFMIYYFIMNTYIDNVAFFYKPYNYAQFCTLTIIAFYMIYCIYNLIMVYGLYKNREEFREQVKKCAFYQLSKRGIIILTMFSGVVIFLVYILFKVSSRIEIIPMIYIICYFVFIFIYFFNKIRFLRSIIKGTEEIVSGNLNYTIVEKGRGNLFKLANNINNMKAGFKKSLENEIKSERLKSELITNVSHDLKTPLTSIINYVDFLKKEGLSKEESQGYIDVLDRKSQRLKILIDDLFEASKMASGAVELNMEKVDITALLQQSLAELHDKISNSSLIFKVKVPKQKIYANLDGKKTWRVFENLINNILKYTLPKTRVYIDLIERDNQIIINMKNISSYEMDFDNEEIFERFIRGDKSRNTEGSGLGLSIAKSIIELQGGGLSIEIDGDLFKAKVIIPSFSQPSIEP is encoded by the coding sequence TTGGATACAAAATCGAGAAATAAATATTGGGTCATAGCCTTTATTATAAGTGCATATATGTTGGCTCTTTTAAACTTGTCAGTAATGGACATTATAAAAAATAAAAATTATTTAAGAATGGAGCCCTATTTTACTAGTTCAGAGTTCAAGGCAGAAATTGTTGGTTATTTTAATAATATAGAAGCGTTAAATGTTATATATAAAGACTATTCACACAAGTCAGATGACGAAAAAGTTACAAATGGAGAAATAATGCCATCAAAAACAACATATGATGCTAATTTGAGAACTAAGGAAGATCAATTAAGTAATAAGTATAAAAATGATTTATTAGCAGCAGAGAAAAAAGGCAATAATGTTGAGATTAGTAGACTAACTGATGCAAAAAATAAAGAGCTTAATGAATTTAAAAAGGAAAATGAAAAAACGTTAGATAATGCGAAAAAGAAAATTGCTCTATATAAAAATAAAGACTATGAAAATATTAAAAGAGCTGTAGAGGGGAAAACTATAATAAAATATTATATGACAAAGGGTAAAAACAATGTTATATATACAAACATAGTAAACGTTTCAGATATAAATTTATATGTAAAAAACAATGCCTTTTATAGTATGAAATTTCCGGATAAATCTTTAAACCTCAATAAGGATATGTTTACAATAAATCAGTGGGTAGGTACTAGCGGAGAAGCATATTTCATTATTCCAAAGGATATAGATAAAACGAGCTATATATATGAAAATTACAATTATTATAATTCTGTGAGACAAAGAATTATTAAAGAGATTATCATAGGATTTGTGGCATTTATTATAGGGATTATACTTATTTTTATATTAAAGAAAAATAAAGAGCAGATGCCTTTTATTAAAAAATTAAAAAAGTGGTACAATAAAATACCATTAGATGTGAGAATATTTTTATTTATGATATATTATTTTATAATGAATACATATATAGATAATGTGGCATTTTTCTACAAACCATATAATTACGCACAATTTTGCACACTTACTATTATAGCATTTTATATGATTTATTGTATTTACAATCTTATTATGGTATATGGGTTATATAAAAATAGAGAAGAATTTAGAGAGCAAGTAAAGAAATGTGCTTTTTATCAATTATCTAAAAGAGGCATTATTATACTTACAATGTTCTCTGGAGTAGTGATATTTTTAGTCTATATCCTTTTCAAGGTATCATCTAGGATTGAAATAATCCCGATGATATATATAATTTGTTATTTTGTATTTATCTTCATTTATTTTTTTAATAAAATAAGATTTTTGAGAAGTATTATAAAGGGAACGGAAGAAATAGTTTCAGGAAATCTTAATTATACAATAGTAGAAAAAGGGAGAGGAAATCTTTTTAAGCTTGCCAACAATATAAATAATATGAAGGCTGGGTTCAAAAAGTCTCTTGAGAATGAGATAAAAAGTGAAAGACTTAAGTCTGAACTCATAACTAATGTATCTCATGATCTAAAAACTCCACTTACTTCTATTATAAATTATGTTGATTTTCTAAAAAAAGAAGGTTTATCTAAAGAAGAATCACAAGGGTATATAGATGTATTAGATAGAAAATCCCAGAGACTTAAGATACTGATAGATGACTTATTCGAAGCTTCTAAGATGGCGAGTGGTGCGGTGGAACTTAATATGGAAAAAGTAGATATAACAGCACTTTTGCAACAATCATTAGCTGAACTTCATGATAAAATTAGTAATTCATCTTTAATATTTAAGGTGAAAGTTCCAAAGCAAAAGATTTATGCTAATTTAGATGGAAAAAAGACCTGGAGAGTATTTGAAAACCTCATAAATAATATATTAAAGTATACGCTTCCTAAAACTAGAGTATATATTGATTTAATTGAACGGGATAATCAAATAATTATAAATATGAAAAACATCTCATCTTATGAGATGGATTTTGATAATGAAGAAATATTTGAGAGATTTATTAGGGGTGATAAGTCCAGAAACACTGAAGGATCAGGACTTGGGCTTTCAATTGCCAAAAGCATCATTGAGCTTCAAGGAGGGGGCCTTAGTATTGAAATTGACGGAGATCTATTTAAAGCGAAGGTTATAATTCCATCATTTTCTCAGCCGTCTATTGAGCCTTAA
- a CDS encoding MBL fold metallo-hydrolase has protein sequence MKIVALEFYKNGEMREAFALGGSMKKEDVDSNKIYPASLQNYLIDTGKEIILVDTGLPVETAPFERTPNQMLYMGEKVADFVTALKNVGYKPSDIDKVVITHKHPDHSGEIRLFNNSKIYISETEANDMKLDDENIIKVKFEDGKYHNFESSKKIADGIVMLPAPGHTEGTSIVVVEDNELYYMIHGDITYTDEALRRNELSVVFEDKDLAFESLAKVREFIKKNATVYLSTHTPEALNSLDKKSIMKL, from the coding sequence ATGAAAATTGTAGCTTTAGAATTTTATAAAAATGGAGAAATGAGAGAAGCCTTTGCTTTGGGTGGATCTATGAAGAAAGAAGATGTGGATTCAAATAAAATATACCCAGCTAGTTTACAAAATTATTTAATAGATACAGGAAAAGAAATTATTTTGGTAGATACAGGATTACCAGTTGAAACCGCACCATTTGAAAGAACACCTAATCAAATGTTATATATGGGTGAAAAAGTTGCTGATTTTGTAACTGCTCTAAAAAATGTTGGATATAAACCTAGTGACATAGACAAGGTTGTAATTACTCATAAGCATCCTGATCACTCTGGAGAAATAAGATTATTTAATAACTCAAAAATATATATATCCGAAACAGAAGCAAACGATATGAAATTAGATGATGAAAATATAATTAAAGTTAAGTTTGAAGATGGTAAATATCATAATTTCGAAAGCAGTAAGAAAATAGCAGATGGAATTGTTATGTTACCTGCCCCTGGTCATACCGAAGGAACTTCAATAGTTGTAGTAGAAGATAATGAATTATATTATATGATTCATGGAGATATAACTTATACAGATGAGGCACTAAGAAGAAATGAGTTATCAGTTGTATTTGAAGATAAGGATTTAGCTTTTGAAAGTCTAGCAAAGGTAAGAGAATTTATTAAAAAGAATGCTACTGTTTATTTATCAACACATACTCCGGAAGCTTTAAATTCTTTAGATAAAAAATCAATTATGAAATTATAA